In a single window of the Marinitoga sp. 38H-ov genome:
- a CDS encoding CPBP family intramembrane glutamic endopeptidase: MVNDIESYSFKTKIIIFFHIIAITYVEITSSISYFWAIMFLLYLIAVYIEIKGDKSLKFYFKFNNFTIIFKNKLLLFILIFYLFGIYIKIKNFDFNAFSSIDLMAITWAPIYEEILYRLIVIGFLEIIFKSNKIVCFISAFIFAIVHQQYTLLDGKLFIFIFAIINYYSFKKSKTIYSPMLYHFLNNSFF, from the coding sequence ATGGTAAATGATATAGAAAGTTACTCATTTAAAACAAAAATAATAATATTTTTTCATATTATTGCAATAACCTATGTAGAAATTACTTCCAGTATTTCATATTTTTGGGCTATAATGTTTCTTTTATATCTTATAGCAGTTTATATTGAAATAAAAGGCGATAAATCATTAAAATTCTATTTTAAATTTAATAATTTCACTATTATATTTAAAAATAAATTGCTTTTATTTATATTGATTTTTTATCTTTTTGGAATATATATAAAGATTAAAAATTTTGATTTTAATGCTTTTTCTTCAATAGATTTAATGGCTATAACCTGGGCACCTATATACGAAGAAATATTATATAGATTAATAGTGATAGGTTTTTTGGAAATTATATTTAAAAGTAATAAGATAGTTTGTTTTATTTCAGCATTTATTTTTGCTATTGTTCATCAACAATATACATTGTTAGATGGAAAATTATTTATCTTTATATTTGCAATAATTAATTATTATTCATTTAAAAAATCTAAAACAATATATTCACCTATGCTTTATCATTTTCTCAATAATTCATTTTTTTAA